GACGTCTACCTCGACTTCGCGGACCGGTTCATCGACTACTTCGTCGACGACGACGGCATGATCGCCAGCTATGACCCGCTTGAATACAATCTCGACAACATCAACGCCGGCAAGACGCTGTATGGACTGTACAACATCACCGGCAAAACCAAGTACCGCAAGGCCATGGACGTGATCTACGGCCAGCTCGAAGGCCAGCCGCGCACCAAGGAAGGCAACTTCTGGCACAAGCTCATCTACCCCAACCAGGTGTGGCTGGACGGTCTGTACATGGCCCAGCCTTTCTACGTGCAGTACGAGCTGAGCTACCGCGACGGACGCGCCTGCTCCGACTCCTTCCACCAGTTCCAGGTGGTGCACGATCTGATGCGCAACGAGCGCAACGGACTGTACTACCATGCCTACGATTCGTCGCGCAAGGACTTCTGGTGCGATCCGGTCACCGGACTGTCGTCCAACTTCTGGCTGCGCGCCGAAGGATGGTTCGCGATGGCGCTGATCGACACGTGGGAGCTGCTTCCGGCCAATATGAGCGCCGAGAAGGACACGATGCGCCGCATGTTCAGCGAGCTGGTCGACGCCATGCTGCCCTATCAGGACGAGAAAACCGGCATGTGGCATCAGGTGATCAATCTGGGCCGCATCGCGCCGAACTATCTGGAGACCTCCGGATCGGCCATCTTCGCCAACGCGATCATGAAAGGCGCGCGTCTGGGCGTGCTCGACGAACGCTACTGGGATTACGGATACAAGGCCTACAAGGGCATCTGCGACACCTGCATGAACGAGGAAGGCGGACGCCTCACACTCGACAACATCTGTCTGGTCGCCGGCCTGGGCAACACCGAACACCGAGAAGGCACCTTCGACTACTACATGAGGGAGCCCAAGGTTCGCAACGACGCCAAGGGCGTCGCGCCGCTCGTCCTCGCGTACATCGAGGTGCTGCGGCATGAGCGCGGCAAGCGCTGACGCTGGCAACAGCATGCAACCAATTTGGTCTGAGCGACTCGTTCGGCTTCAATACAACATCAACGGCCGTCGCGGATGACGGCACAGAAAGGACGGATGACATGACATTCGATATGGGCAGGTTCTCGTTGGAGGGCAAGGTGGCGCTGGTCACCGGCGCCTCCTACGGCATCGGCTTCGCCATCGCCTCGGCCTTCGCCGCGGCGGGCGCGAAGATCGCGTTCAACGACATCAACGAGGAGGCTTTGGAGCGGGGCAAACAGGCCTATGCCGAAGCCGGCATCGACGCCCGCGGCTATGTGGCCGACGTCACCGACGAGGAGCAGGTCGCCCGACTCGTCGCCGATATCGAGCGCGATCTGGGCACCGTCGACATTCTGGTCAACAACGCGGGCATCATCAAGCGCGTCCCCATGCTCGACATGCCCGTCGAGGACTGGCGCAAAGTCATCGACGTCGACCTCAACGCCCCCTTCATCGTCTCCAAAGCCGTCATCCCCGGCATGATCGCCAAAGGCCACGGCAAAATCATCAACATCTGCTCTATGATGAGCGAGCTCGGCCGCGAAACCGTCTCCGCCTACGCGGCGGCCAAGGGCGGTTTGAAAATGCTCACCCGCAACATCTGCTCCGAATACGGCGAGGCCAACATCCAATGCAACGCCATCGGACCGGGCTATATCGCCACCCCGCAGACCGCGCCTTTGCGTGAGCTTCAGGCCGACGGATCGCGCCATCCCTTCGACCAGTTCATCATCGCCAAGACGCCGGCCGCCCGTTGGGGCACCACCGAGGATCTGCAGGGCCCCGCCGTGTTCCTCGCCTCCGACGCCTCCGACTTCGTCAACGGACACGTGCTGTATGTGGACGGCGGCATTCTGGCTTATATCGGCAAGCAGCCCGCCTGATCGAAGTAAATCGCGCGGTGACGGAGCGCCTTGAAGTCGCACACGTCACCGCGCGATTTACCGGATAGACAATTGGATAATTTCAACAGCAAAGGAAAACAACCGATGCGCATCGCTTTGATCAATGAGAATTCCCAGGCCGCCAAGAACGGTCTGATCTACGAGGCCCTGAAGAAGGTCGCCGACGAGAAGGGATTCGAAGTCGACAACTACGGCATGTACGCGGCCGACGACGACGCCCAACTCACCTACGTGCAGAACGGCATCCTCGCCGCGGCCCTGCTCAACACCGGCGCGGCCGACTTCGTGGTCACCGGCTGCGGCACCGGCGAAGGCGCCATGCTCGCCCTCAACTCCTTCCCGGGCGTGATCTGCGGGCACGTCGAGGACCCGCTCGACGCCTA
Above is a window of Bifidobacterium eulemuris DNA encoding:
- a CDS encoding glycoside hydrolase family 88/105 protein; this translates as MGSSRILNTYIQQLIETSTPEAPAWNIEKIRAGKPNTWNYIDGCMIKALIELNEITGKDVYLDFADRFIDYFVDDDGMIASYDPLEYNLDNINAGKTLYGLYNITGKTKYRKAMDVIYGQLEGQPRTKEGNFWHKLIYPNQVWLDGLYMAQPFYVQYELSYRDGRACSDSFHQFQVVHDLMRNERNGLYYHAYDSSRKDFWCDPVTGLSSNFWLRAEGWFAMALIDTWELLPANMSAEKDTMRRMFSELVDAMLPYQDEKTGMWHQVINLGRIAPNYLETSGSAIFANAIMKGARLGVLDERYWDYGYKAYKGICDTCMNEEGGRLTLDNICLVAGLGNTEHREGTFDYYMREPKVRNDAKGVAPLVLAYIEVLRHERGKR
- a CDS encoding gluconate 5-dehydrogenase; translation: MTFDMGRFSLEGKVALVTGASYGIGFAIASAFAAAGAKIAFNDINEEALERGKQAYAEAGIDARGYVADVTDEEQVARLVADIERDLGTVDILVNNAGIIKRVPMLDMPVEDWRKVIDVDLNAPFIVSKAVIPGMIAKGHGKIINICSMMSELGRETVSAYAAAKGGLKMLTRNICSEYGEANIQCNAIGPGYIATPQTAPLRELQADGSRHPFDQFIIAKTPAARWGTTEDLQGPAVFLASDASDFVNGHVLYVDGGILAYIGKQPA